From Spirosoma aerolatum, one genomic window encodes:
- a CDS encoding asparagine synthetase B, giving the protein MKQHLTFLLVLLAFVGWAAPAWANYVLIPMDDRQTNHLKAYGIAYKVLKDDQEVEWLLNYRGGSFMMKYTKSVETECRVRGVSFEGISDSQAESIRQQLANPDVNMDVVKLQKAAKIIVYSPAKVGPAEFENTDAVLLVLTYAEIPYELVYDEEVLKGDLPKYDWLHLHHEDFTGQFGRNMHRQSLADIKAQEDIARKYGYSKVSQMKLAVAKGIKQFCAGGGYLFAMCSAAETLDIALAAEGVDIVGSSYDGDGMDPNAQEKLDFSKTFAFGNFTLESDNGYRGFSTFSDINSAANRGFDEPSGFFELFNFSAKWDAIPSMLTQNHENIIKEFFGQTTAFRKGAVKPSSLVMGEGKTSDRYIYGEMGKGQWTFYGGHDPEGTRGGGFRNPTDLNLHPHSAGYRLILNNVLFPSARKKKRKT; this is encoded by the coding sequence ATGAAACAGCACTTAACTTTTCTGCTGGTATTACTGGCTTTTGTGGGCTGGGCAGCTCCTGCCTGGGCCAATTACGTCCTGATTCCGATGGACGACCGACAAACCAATCATCTGAAAGCGTATGGCATTGCCTATAAAGTGCTGAAAGACGATCAGGAAGTGGAATGGCTGCTCAATTACCGGGGCGGCAGTTTTATGATGAAATACACCAAGTCTGTGGAGACCGAATGCCGGGTTCGGGGTGTGTCGTTCGAGGGCATTTCAGATTCGCAGGCTGAATCGATCCGTCAGCAGTTGGCCAATCCTGATGTAAATATGGATGTGGTCAAACTGCAGAAGGCCGCTAAAATCATCGTGTATTCACCCGCCAAAGTTGGCCCCGCCGAATTTGAAAATACGGATGCCGTACTGCTCGTGCTGACCTATGCCGAAATTCCGTATGAACTGGTGTACGACGAAGAAGTGCTGAAAGGCGATTTACCCAAATACGACTGGCTGCACCTGCACCACGAAGATTTTACGGGTCAGTTTGGGCGTAACATGCACCGGCAGTCGCTGGCCGACATCAAAGCGCAGGAAGACATTGCCCGTAAATATGGCTATTCGAAAGTATCACAGATGAAGCTGGCTGTTGCCAAAGGAATCAAGCAGTTCTGTGCGGGTGGTGGTTACCTGTTTGCCATGTGCTCGGCAGCCGAAACGCTCGATATTGCACTGGCGGCTGAGGGCGTCGATATTGTCGGGAGTAGCTACGATGGCGATGGCATGGACCCTAATGCGCAGGAGAAACTGGACTTCAGCAAAACGTTTGCCTTTGGCAACTTTACACTCGAATCCGACAATGGGTATCGCGGTTTTTCGACCTTCTCGGATATTAATTCGGCTGCTAATCGCGGATTCGATGAGCCCAGTGGCTTTTTTGAGCTGTTCAACTTTTCGGCCAAATGGGATGCTATTCCATCCATGCTCACCCAGAACCACGAAAATATAATCAAAGAGTTTTTTGGTCAGACGACAGCCTTCCGCAAAGGGGCGGTCAAGCCCAGTAGCCTGGTTATGGGCGAGGGCAAAACGTCGGATCGTTATATCTATGGCGAAATGGGCAAGGGACAATGGACGTTCTATGGTGGTCATGACCCCGAAGGAACACGGGGGGGCGGTTTTCGCAACCCAACCGATCTGAATCTGCATCCGCATTCGGCGGGTTATCGGCTTATTCTTAATAACGTACTGTTCCCATCGGCTCGTAAGAAAAAGCGCAAAACCTAG
- a CDS encoding M1 family metallopeptidase has product MRYGITALLLLAMLGSQQPALSQSKTVETGVSQTLAKARKQTISNVAYALKFDIPAQKNQPIPATESISFNWAKNAAPLQLDFKEKRTQVQTVSVNSVAIPIVFESEHLLISTAYLKPGANTVFIQFTAGNLSLNRNDEYLYTLLVPDRARTVFPCFDQPDLKAKFQLSLTIPSRWQAMTNAAVHDSTVAGDRKTINFRQSEVIPTYLFSFVAGKFTSISRTLDRRPMTLFHRETDTTKIRLSLDPIFKLHADALNFLEDYTQIPYPFQKFDFVAVPDFQYGGMEHVGAIDYRLSSLFLDNGATRDQKLSRATLIAHETAHMWFGDLVTMRWFNDVWLKEVFANFMADKITEVSSPEANYDLQFVVDHFPAAYAVDRTEGANPIGQPLANLQEAGTLYGGIIYHKAPIMMRQLERLMGKTALRDGLRDYLKKYSFGNATWSDLISILDTHTPANLQAWNKVWVNETGRPKFSYQLDSKGGTINQFVISQQGEDGSNRFWPQSFEIAFVYPDHREELTVHMDKPQVVLNEALGKRTPLFVTFNSSGQGYGIFPVDTATAVHLEFTKNPVTRAATYINLYENMVSGQGISPEQLAFGYQNMLRIESEELNLRLITSQLSDVFWNFTRPEKRPTLAASIEQAAWQAMEQEPNPGKKKLLFRLYQNIAFSTDARDRLYAIWRDQKAPSDVTLTEDDYTSLALALAVRDYPAEGILATQLARIKNPDRKKRLEFMMPALSSNVAERDQFFASLATEANREHEAWVTAALGYLHHPLRTETSAKYLPKSLELLEEIQRTGDIFFPESWLRSTLSSYQTPETGQLIRKFLADRPNYNPRLRAKLLQAADGPFRASKLLYHL; this is encoded by the coding sequence ATGCGTTACGGTATTACTGCACTTCTTCTACTTGCCATGCTCGGGAGCCAACAGCCTGCCCTAAGTCAATCAAAAACCGTTGAAACGGGCGTGTCGCAAACGCTGGCCAAAGCCCGGAAACAAACAATCAGTAACGTGGCCTATGCTTTAAAGTTCGACATTCCTGCGCAAAAAAACCAGCCTATTCCAGCCACTGAATCAATATCGTTTAACTGGGCCAAAAACGCAGCCCCTCTCCAGCTTGATTTCAAAGAGAAACGTACTCAGGTACAGACCGTTTCCGTTAATTCAGTGGCGATTCCTATTGTTTTTGAGAGCGAACATTTACTGATTTCTACTGCTTATCTGAAGCCTGGTGCAAACACTGTTTTTATACAGTTTACGGCCGGCAACTTATCGCTCAACCGAAACGATGAGTATTTATACACTCTGCTCGTTCCCGACCGCGCCCGAACGGTATTTCCCTGCTTCGATCAACCCGACCTGAAAGCTAAATTTCAACTGTCGCTGACGATTCCGAGTCGCTGGCAGGCCATGACCAATGCGGCCGTCCATGACTCGACTGTGGCTGGCGACCGTAAAACCATCAACTTCCGTCAGTCGGAAGTGATACCAACCTATCTGTTTTCGTTTGTAGCCGGGAAGTTCACCTCCATCAGCCGAACCCTCGACCGCCGACCAATGACCCTTTTCCATCGCGAAACCGATACCACCAAAATCCGGCTAAGTCTTGACCCGATCTTTAAGCTCCACGCCGATGCGTTGAACTTCCTGGAAGATTACACCCAAATTCCGTATCCGTTCCAGAAATTCGATTTTGTGGCCGTACCCGATTTTCAATACGGCGGCATGGAACATGTCGGGGCCATCGATTACCGACTATCGAGCCTGTTTCTCGACAACGGTGCCACCCGCGATCAAAAACTTTCACGGGCGACACTGATCGCGCATGAAACAGCCCATATGTGGTTTGGTGATCTGGTAACCATGCGCTGGTTCAACGATGTATGGCTGAAAGAGGTGTTTGCCAACTTCATGGCCGATAAGATTACCGAAGTATCCTCACCGGAGGCTAATTACGACCTTCAGTTTGTGGTCGATCATTTTCCGGCAGCCTATGCCGTTGACCGGACTGAAGGTGCCAACCCGATTGGTCAGCCGCTGGCCAATTTACAGGAAGCCGGAACGCTGTATGGAGGCATCATCTATCACAAAGCGCCAATCATGATGCGGCAACTGGAGCGATTAATGGGCAAAACGGCTCTACGCGACGGCCTGCGTGACTACCTGAAAAAATACTCGTTTGGCAACGCGACCTGGAGTGACCTGATTTCGATTCTGGATACGCATACCCCCGCTAATCTGCAAGCCTGGAACAAGGTTTGGGTAAATGAAACCGGACGACCGAAGTTTTCGTACCAATTGGATAGTAAAGGCGGAACTATCAATCAGTTTGTGATTTCGCAGCAGGGCGAAGATGGCTCCAACCGATTCTGGCCCCAGAGCTTTGAAATAGCGTTTGTCTATCCTGATCACCGGGAAGAATTGACCGTGCATATGGACAAACCACAGGTTGTACTGAACGAAGCGCTCGGGAAGCGAACACCTTTATTTGTTACGTTCAATTCATCGGGGCAGGGGTATGGAATTTTTCCCGTCGATACAGCCACAGCCGTCCATCTGGAATTCACGAAAAACCCAGTAACACGGGCGGCTACGTACATTAATTTATACGAAAACATGGTATCTGGTCAGGGGATTTCACCGGAGCAACTGGCCTTTGGGTATCAGAACATGTTACGTATAGAATCAGAAGAGCTAAATCTACGCCTGATAACCAGCCAGCTTTCGGATGTTTTCTGGAATTTCACCCGACCCGAAAAACGGCCCACCCTGGCAGCTTCGATTGAACAGGCAGCCTGGCAGGCCATGGAACAGGAACCAAATCCTGGTAAGAAGAAACTCCTGTTTCGGTTGTACCAGAATATTGCCTTCAGCACCGACGCCCGCGACCGGCTGTATGCCATCTGGCGCGACCAGAAAGCCCCGTCGGATGTAACGCTTACCGAAGACGATTACACCAGCCTGGCCTTAGCCTTGGCCGTTCGCGACTACCCGGCTGAAGGAATTCTGGCGACGCAACTGGCTCGTATCAAAAACCCGGATCGGAAGAAACGGCTGGAATTTATGATGCCGGCCCTATCGTCGAACGTAGCTGAACGAGATCAGTTTTTTGCGTCGCTGGCAACGGAAGCCAATCGGGAGCATGAAGCCTGGGTAACGGCGGCACTAGGGTATCTGCATCACCCGTTACGGACAGAAACTTCCGCCAAATACCTGCCTAAGAGTCTGGAACTGCTGGAAGAGATTCAGCGAACGGGCGATATTTTCTTCCCCGAATCGTGGCTTCGTTCCACCCTATCGAGCTATCAGACACCCGAAACCGGACAACTGATTCGGAAATTTCTGGCCGACCGCCCGAACTACAATCCACGATTACGGGCTAAGCTCTTACAGGCAGCCGATGGGCCGTTCCGGGCAAGCAAGTTGCTGTATCACCTATGA
- a CDS encoding AraC family transcriptional regulator has product MTPSDLFPAISPAMARELFLIRDASWGERFKENFNQFIIAPLEYSWPVIKLPLPPSRTSNHALIMVEHGEVNITVGHQAYTLRSKELVIVPALQIFTLHSIRPDSIGFMSFISQELLLGATSEFDFLKLTGNPHINLSDQQAQFVSTLLHRLVIDYQENGATKPELIRPYLLALFAEIDRAYVGPMATKTDVGERLVQRFMDLLTMRIRQTRLASQYADWLAVSPNHLNKVVKHRTGQSPSVWIDERVVLEAKVLLVQTELTVAQIAHEMGFPDQSTFGKLFRKYTELSPTQFRSQFVDA; this is encoded by the coding sequence ATGACGCCCAGTGACCTTTTTCCGGCCATCAGTCCGGCAATGGCCCGCGAGCTTTTTCTGATCAGAGATGCGTCGTGGGGAGAGCGATTTAAGGAAAATTTCAACCAGTTTATCATTGCGCCCCTGGAGTATAGTTGGCCGGTTATTAAGCTCCCGCTCCCCCCGTCGCGAACCAGCAATCATGCCCTGATTATGGTAGAACATGGGGAGGTCAACATTACCGTTGGTCATCAGGCGTATACACTTCGGTCGAAGGAACTGGTCATTGTGCCTGCGCTTCAAATATTTACTCTGCACAGCATCCGGCCCGATTCGATAGGGTTTATGTCGTTCATCAGTCAGGAACTACTTTTAGGCGCTACTAGTGAGTTCGATTTTCTGAAATTAACGGGTAATCCGCACATAAATTTATCGGATCAGCAAGCCCAGTTTGTCAGTACGCTTCTGCATCGACTCGTTATTGACTATCAGGAAAATGGAGCGACAAAACCTGAGTTGATCCGACCGTATCTGCTGGCGCTGTTCGCCGAGATCGACCGGGCATATGTGGGTCCGATGGCAACTAAAACCGACGTGGGCGAACGATTGGTTCAACGCTTTATGGACTTACTGACAATGCGTATCCGCCAAACCCGACTCGCCAGTCAATATGCCGACTGGCTGGCCGTTAGTCCGAATCATCTGAACAAAGTGGTGAAACATAGAACCGGCCAATCGCCTTCCGTATGGATCGACGAACGGGTTGTACTGGAAGCCAAGGTGTTACTTGTTCAGACGGAGTTGACTGTAGCCCAGATCGCGCATGAAATGGGCTTCCCCGATCAATCGACTTTCGGAAAACTCTTTCGGAAATATACTGAATTAAGCCCGACTCAATTCAGGAGCCAGTTTGTGGACGCCTGA
- a CDS encoding DUF3817 domain-containing protein, with protein MHFFNSLKIRLRVVSFAEGISYLLLLFIAVPLKRIGGHPEAVQILGPIHGLLFVWYVLVIIQAKTEYGWSASKTGLALLASILPGGTFYADHKVFRFLPATTQDS; from the coding sequence ATGCACTTTTTTAATTCACTCAAAATCCGGCTTCGCGTCGTAAGCTTTGCCGAAGGGATTTCTTACCTGTTGCTTCTGTTCATTGCTGTGCCACTAAAACGAATCGGAGGCCACCCCGAAGCGGTGCAAATTCTGGGGCCGATTCATGGGTTGCTGTTTGTCTGGTATGTACTGGTCATTATTCAGGCCAAAACCGAATATGGCTGGTCGGCAAGTAAAACGGGACTGGCGCTGCTGGCATCAATTCTACCCGGCGGAACCTTCTATGCCGACCATAAGGTATTCCGGTTTTTACCAGCGACAACGCAGGACTCGTAA
- a CDS encoding alpha/beta hydrolase-fold protein — protein sequence MTLRNRLLLFSCLLLQTATLLAQVPRMPPVKSPEVTDGGLIFRLRAPNAKEVILDIEGVSRETMTKDDQGVWSFTKKLAPDVYDYAFVVDGLRIPDPANPVAKPCYQCNGQSLAHMPGPTSLSWEIKDVPRGVVNHHVYRSVVMGEDRDYYVYLPPNYDPKRREPYPVFFLLHGATGTALSWIVNAQANIILDNLIAEGKAKPMIMVNTLGYGGNEKYTAEVLQEIIPQLEKTYNAAKDRTQRAIVGLSMGGGTAFYTGLNNLDHFAYVGGFSSAVGMGGPRPAASASGNPATTTPSEEQIKAMNDSFAKAYPKLDESANKQLKLLWVSCGVDDFLYQNNKYFKQYLASKKVKYKEVETPGGHTFMVWRRNLTDIAPLLFR from the coding sequence ATGACGCTACGAAATCGGCTACTGCTATTCAGTTGTCTGCTGCTCCAGACGGCCACCCTTCTGGCTCAGGTTCCGCGGATGCCTCCCGTTAAATCACCGGAAGTAACCGACGGTGGACTGATCTTCCGGCTGCGGGCACCAAATGCTAAAGAAGTAATTCTTGACATCGAAGGCGTTTCGCGGGAAACGATGACCAAAGACGATCAGGGGGTCTGGAGTTTTACCAAAAAGCTTGCCCCCGATGTATATGATTATGCCTTTGTCGTCGATGGCCTTCGCATTCCCGATCCAGCTAATCCCGTTGCAAAACCCTGTTACCAATGCAATGGACAGAGCCTGGCGCATATGCCGGGACCGACTTCGCTGAGTTGGGAGATCAAGGATGTACCTCGCGGTGTTGTCAACCACCATGTCTATCGGTCGGTGGTGATGGGCGAAGACCGGGACTACTATGTGTACCTGCCGCCAAACTACGATCCCAAAAGGAGGGAGCCGTATCCAGTATTTTTCCTGCTTCATGGTGCCACGGGTACGGCCCTGTCCTGGATCGTGAATGCGCAAGCCAACATCATTCTGGATAACCTCATTGCCGAAGGTAAAGCCAAACCCATGATTATGGTCAACACGCTGGGCTACGGCGGTAATGAAAAATATACGGCCGAGGTGCTTCAGGAAATCATTCCTCAACTGGAAAAAACGTACAATGCTGCCAAAGATCGAACCCAGCGGGCCATTGTTGGCTTGTCGATGGGTGGGGGTACGGCTTTTTACACCGGCCTGAACAACCTCGACCATTTTGCCTATGTTGGTGGGTTTAGCAGTGCGGTTGGCATGGGAGGGCCACGTCCGGCAGCTTCGGCATCCGGCAACCCCGCTACCACAACGCCCTCGGAGGAACAGATCAAAGCGATGAATGACAGCTTTGCCAAAGCTTATCCAAAGCTGGATGAGAGCGCCAATAAACAGTTAAAGCTCTTATGGGTTTCCTGCGGAGTAGATGATTTCTTGTATCAGAACAACAAGTATTTCAAGCAATATCTGGCCTCCAAAAAGGTAAAGTATAAAGAGGTCGAAACACCCGGTGGACACACATTTATGGTCTGGCGACGTAACCTCACCGACATTGCACCCCTGCTATTTCGGTAG
- a CDS encoding sulfatase family protein yields MAKFIGSRHWLWLIVFVLIGSVSFIANPLFPTQSLSAPTTKPHIILFISDDHGYEDAGFAGAKVVQTPNLDALSKESLRFTHAFCNSPNCVPSRAVLNTGLMPARNGAHPNHSKINAGIKTLPVYMQEMGYRTVLAGKDHVWPRSAYPYAFVRKQDHDYQKIDSILAAHARPGQKPLFLVVATDNPHVPWPAIDGYDPKTVDIPPFLVDTEVTRQVRAKYYTDITDMDKTVGECLKAMKKYKYTDNTLLIYTSDNGPQWPFGKWNLYDQGIRVPLLVRWPGKVKPGTTDALLPLVDVLPTLLDATGSRIPSGLDGRSFLPLLTGKRTTHRDTIFTTYTADTRYGAFNYYPIRSIRTRQFKYIMNLEPDRTYTTHITNANPEDGKDYWLTWLKKAETDAKAAHLVAAYQHRPAEELYDVVNDPYEQSNLTADPTYRALLTSFRKEMETWMETQNDQDGLTRYFFNIKYGRKSKD; encoded by the coding sequence ATGGCAAAATTTATAGGTTCTCGCCACTGGCTCTGGCTCATTGTTTTCGTACTGATAGGCAGTGTTTCGTTCATTGCCAACCCGTTGTTTCCTACACAAAGCCTGTCAGCTCCCACGACTAAACCACATATTATTCTGTTCATTTCAGATGACCATGGCTATGAAGATGCCGGGTTTGCCGGGGCCAAAGTAGTTCAGACGCCTAATCTGGATGCGCTCAGCAAAGAGAGTTTACGGTTTACCCATGCGTTTTGCAATTCGCCCAACTGCGTTCCTTCCCGAGCAGTCCTGAATACGGGATTGATGCCCGCTCGTAATGGGGCTCATCCTAACCATAGTAAAATTAATGCAGGCATAAAAACGCTGCCGGTCTATATGCAGGAGATGGGCTATCGAACCGTGCTGGCGGGCAAGGATCACGTATGGCCCCGATCAGCCTATCCCTATGCCTTTGTCAGAAAGCAGGACCACGATTACCAAAAAATCGACTCGATCCTGGCAGCCCATGCCAGGCCGGGCCAAAAACCGCTTTTTTTAGTCGTAGCAACCGATAATCCACATGTACCCTGGCCAGCAATTGATGGCTACGATCCCAAGACGGTAGATATTCCCCCTTTCCTGGTCGATACTGAGGTCACTCGTCAGGTTCGGGCAAAGTATTATACGGACATTACGGACATGGACAAAACCGTTGGAGAATGCCTGAAAGCCATGAAAAAATATAAGTACACCGACAATACACTCCTGATTTACACGTCTGATAATGGCCCCCAATGGCCATTCGGCAAGTGGAACCTGTATGACCAGGGCATTCGGGTGCCTCTGCTGGTTCGGTGGCCCGGCAAAGTGAAACCAGGCACCACTGACGCTCTGCTTCCTCTGGTGGATGTATTGCCTACCCTACTGGATGCAACAGGAAGCCGGATACCGAGCGGCCTGGATGGCCGAAGCTTTCTGCCGCTGCTTACGGGCAAACGAACGACCCACCGCGATACCATCTTTACAACCTATACAGCCGATACACGCTATGGCGCATTTAACTATTATCCAATTCGTAGTATTCGAACGCGTCAGTTCAAATACATTATGAACCTGGAGCCAGACCGAACGTATACCACGCATATTACCAACGCGAATCCTGAAGATGGTAAAGATTACTGGCTGACCTGGCTAAAAAAGGCTGAAACAGACGCTAAAGCCGCCCATCTGGTGGCTGCTTATCAACATCGTCCTGCTGAAGAACTATATGATGTAGTTAACGATCCATACGAGCAGTCGAATCTTACAGCCGACCCAACTTACCGTGCGCTGTTGACCTCGTTCCGCAAAGAGATGGAAACGTGGATGGAAACGCAAAACGATCAGGACGGACTGACGCGCTATTTTTTTAACATCAAATACGGTCGCAAATCGAAAGACTAA
- a CDS encoding M56 family metallopeptidase — protein MATTLFTHWLSERQISAICWTLIHSLWIGLVVSALAGLVITVTHRSSAHLRYQLLCACLVLFVTAMGFVYYQEQRIVHSLPSPGKPIENVAPIADIVVQRQSAVAVQKVSVSTRLLAFINANSNWIVTIWLLFFVLKSLRMASGLLHIYRIRSYKVYAPAEEWQQKVWTFGKRLGIRQAVALVQSQRVNVPVTVGILKPVILVPIGLLTQLPTEQIDTILWHELAHIWRRDYLMNLLQCMVETIFFFNPALLWVSALIREEREICCDDIVLAQTSAKRHYLEALLAFQDYAYQPTLFAMPLGFRSQQLMDRLKRMVTQENRRLSMAEKIALLSGLVLLLASAFVSKVIPEGAQWPKTFPKKSIIVRNSVPIETSSPQKIDDKPGLLVAKSNLTKARPIMESTPEPLVLADSNRIFTSILFVNTNHDRANREMMVKDDRGNRYHLKVVDSQLVALDVNDRTIPTADLGQHQTLLERIDQALAEKQQQKQAHIDAAIAHMKAEREQQVQRDKDAYRTKQAKMAPGSLNGKPEGAVPNDNKLGKVFNKPAKPDYSPADSSAKVQRWEKKKLPAPPDIRYDQERVRGVIDALVAEKIVASSSDVDWFGLSTDEFIVNGQKQPDNLQQRLKAQFGIKSNYGLYYGPVKMIGTGIFLDKEDMSR, from the coding sequence ATGGCGACAACACTTTTCACCCATTGGCTCTCCGAACGACAGATCAGCGCCATCTGCTGGACATTGATTCATTCGCTCTGGATTGGGCTGGTTGTATCGGCGCTGGCCGGGCTGGTTATAACGGTAACCCATCGGTCATCGGCCCACCTCCGCTACCAGCTTCTGTGTGCTTGCCTGGTTCTGTTTGTGACTGCCATGGGCTTTGTTTATTATCAGGAACAGAGAATAGTTCATTCACTCCCAAGCCCCGGAAAGCCAATAGAGAACGTCGCCCCAATAGCAGATATAGTGGTTCAGCGACAATCCGCTGTGGCCGTTCAGAAGGTATCTGTAAGCACTCGATTACTTGCATTTATTAATGCCAACAGCAACTGGATCGTTACGATATGGCTACTGTTTTTCGTGCTTAAAAGTTTACGCATGGCGAGTGGATTGCTCCATATTTATCGGATTCGGTCATATAAAGTCTATGCTCCTGCCGAGGAATGGCAGCAGAAAGTCTGGACGTTCGGCAAGCGGCTGGGTATTCGTCAAGCGGTTGCCTTAGTACAATCGCAACGGGTGAACGTCCCGGTTACGGTTGGCATTCTAAAACCGGTTATTCTGGTGCCGATAGGTTTGCTGACCCAGTTACCAACCGAACAGATCGACACGATACTCTGGCATGAACTGGCGCACATCTGGCGACGCGACTACCTGATGAACTTGTTGCAATGCATGGTCGAAACGATCTTTTTCTTCAACCCGGCTCTGCTCTGGGTTTCAGCCCTGATTCGGGAAGAACGGGAAATTTGCTGCGACGATATTGTATTGGCTCAAACATCTGCCAAACGCCATTATCTGGAAGCTTTGCTGGCTTTTCAGGACTATGCATATCAGCCTACCCTCTTTGCTATGCCACTGGGCTTTCGGAGTCAGCAGTTGATGGATCGACTCAAACGTATGGTGACCCAGGAAAATAGACGCCTGAGCATGGCCGAAAAAATTGCCCTGTTGTCGGGATTAGTTTTGCTGCTGGCATCGGCGTTTGTGTCGAAGGTAATTCCCGAAGGTGCCCAATGGCCGAAAACTTTCCCAAAAAAGTCGATTATTGTTCGAAACAGCGTGCCGATTGAAACAAGTAGTCCGCAAAAAATAGACGATAAGCCAGGTTTGTTAGTCGCTAAATCGAATCTGACTAAAGCCCGGCCGATCATGGAATCGACGCCAGAACCACTCGTTTTGGCCGATAGCAACCGGATCTTTACGAGTATTCTGTTCGTCAATACGAACCATGATCGGGCCAATCGGGAGATGATGGTGAAGGATGATCGGGGAAATCGGTATCACCTGAAAGTCGTTGATAGCCAGCTGGTAGCGCTTGATGTGAACGATAGAACGATTCCCACAGCTGATCTGGGCCAACACCAAACACTACTTGAGCGGATTGACCAGGCGCTGGCTGAAAAACAGCAGCAGAAACAGGCACATATCGACGCAGCTATTGCCCACATGAAAGCGGAGCGGGAACAACAGGTTCAACGAGACAAAGACGCTTATCGGACGAAACAGGCTAAGATGGCGCCAGGAAGTTTGAATGGAAAGCCGGAAGGGGCCGTTCCTAATGACAACAAGCTAGGTAAGGTGTTCAACAAACCCGCGAAGCCGGATTATTCACCAGCCGATAGTAGCGCAAAAGTACAGCGTTGGGAGAAGAAAAAACTACCTGCACCACCTGACATTCGTTACGATCAGGAGCGGGTTCGCGGGGTGATCGATGCGCTGGTTGCCGAAAAAATTGTTGCCAGTTCATCCGACGTAGACTGGTTTGGACTGAGTACTGACGAATTCATTGTAAATGGCCAGAAGCAACCCGATAACCTGCAACAACGCCTGAAAGCCCAATTTGGCATCAAATCCAATTATGGATTGTACTATGGGCCGGTTAAAATGATCGGTACGGGGATCTTCCTGGATAAAGAGGATATGAGCCGGTAA
- a CDS encoding BlaI/MecI/CopY family transcriptional regulator: MKTAKNATDPSSEPTKSELEILQILWKYGPSTARFVNDHLNQHTRKVIYMSTLKLMQIMVEKGFLKKDESQMKHIYWAAVEEAKTKGALLDRVVDTLFNGSAGSLMMQLLGNKKIDPSDMETFRELIKKMDQNQ, from the coding sequence ATGAAAACAGCAAAAAACGCTACTGACCCTTCATCGGAACCTACCAAATCGGAGTTGGAGATTCTGCAAATCCTGTGGAAATATGGCCCATCGACGGCCCGCTTCGTAAACGATCATCTGAATCAGCATACGCGCAAGGTCATTTATATGTCGACCCTGAAACTGATGCAGATTATGGTCGAGAAAGGTTTTTTGAAAAAAGACGAAAGCCAGATGAAGCACATTTATTGGGCTGCGGTGGAAGAAGCCAAAACGAAAGGCGCTCTATTGGACCGGGTAGTCGATACGCTTTTCAACGGCTCAGCAGGTAGTTTAATGATGCAATTGCTTGGTAACAAAAAAATCGATCCCAGCGATATGGAGACGTTTCGGGAACTGATTAAAAAAATGGACCAAAACCAATAA